The Streptomyces sp. TLI_105 DNA segment GGTCGAACAGGCCATCTTCGACGCGGTCGTCGGCCTCCTGGAGGAGGGCGTCCCGCTCACCGAGCTGTCCATCGAGCGGATCGCCCGCACCGCCGGGGTCGGCAAGGCCACCATCTACCGCCGCTGGCCCGGCAAGGAGGAGCTCTTCGTCGAGCTCCTGCGCTCCGTGGAGCCCCAGGACCCGGTGCTCACCGGCACCTCCGTCCGGGACGACCTCGTCATGCTCCTGGAGATGCTGCGGCGGCGCGGCCTCGCCAAGCGGTCCTCCGCCCTGCTCCACAACGTCTTCTCGCAGATGCAGGCCTATCCCAAGCTGTGGGAGGCCTACCAGAACACCGTCATCGAACCGCGCCGCCGCCTCGGCATGGACACGGTGCGGCGCGGCATGGAGCTGGGGGAGATCCGCGACGACCTCGACGTCGAGTTCGTGAACGACCTCTTCATAGGGCCCCTGCTCCTGCGCACCGTCATCCGGCCCGGCGCCACCCTGGAGCCGGGGCTCGCCGAGCGGGTCGTCGACGCCGTCATGGCGGGGCTGCGCCCCCGCCCCTGACAGAACCCCGCACCACCGCCCCGACCCGTACGAATGTGCGCGTTCTGTCACAGCCTGCCCGCCCACGCCGCCCGCAGGAACCCGCCACGCGCCGATGTCGTCCCTGGGTGAGTACGACGGACCCGTCATCGCCTAGTGTCGATGCCGGGTCACGGAGCGGGACAGCACGGCAGCAAGGCAGTGAGGACAGTGCGATGGCGCGGGTGGACATGACGGAGACCGACCACGGCGGCGCGGGGAGCGGGCGCCCCCGGTCCCGGTTCCGGACCGCGCTCGACGGGCTCCGCCGCGATCCCGGGATCTGGCGCCGGGGCATCCTGCTCGCCCTGACCGCCGTGGCGCTCACCCTGTTCATGGTGTTCCACTCGGACATCCCCAACCGGATCGGCAACCTGGGCAGCCTCACCGAGACCTTCCTGCCCTGGCTCGGCGTCTTCGTGCCGCTCCTGCTGGTGCTCGCCCTCGTGCGCCGCTCCGCGACCGCGCTGATCGCCCTGCTGCTGCCGGCCGCGGTGTGGCTCAACCTCTTCGGCGGTCTCGTCGCCGACAAGTCGGCCCCGGGCGGCGACCTGACCGTCGCCACCCACAACGTGAACGCCGACAACACCGACCCCGAGGGCACGGCCCGCCTCCTTGCCGCCTCCGGCGTCGACGTGCTCGCCCTGGAGGAGCTGAAGGGCGACATGGTCCCGGTCTACGAGAAGGGCCTCGCCGAGACCTACCCGTACCACTCCGTCCAGGGCACGGTCGGCCTCTGGAGCAAGCTGCCGCTGCGGGCCGCGCAGCCCGTCGACATCCACATGGGCTGGACCCGCGCCATGCGCGCCTCGATCGTCACGCCGAAGGGCGAGGTGGCCGTGTACGTCGCCCACCTCCCGTCCGTCCGGGTCAAGCTGAACGCCGGCTTCACCGCCAACCAGCGCGACACCAGCGCCAACGCCCTCGGCGAGGCCATCGCCGACGACCGGCACGAGCGGATCGTCCTCCTCGGCGACCTCAACGGCACCATGAACGACCGCGCCCTCAACGCCGTCACCTCGCAGCTGCGCTCCACCCAGGGCGCGGCGGGCGACGGCTTCGGCTTCAGCTGGCCGGCCTCGTTCCCGATGGCCCGGATCGACCAGATCATGGTCAAGGGCGTGGAGCCGATGTCCTCCTGGGCGCTGCCGGAGACGATGAGCGACCACCTTCCGGTCGCCGCCCGTGTGAAGCTCTGAAACCTCCCCTTCACCCTCCGGAAGCCGCCGGGAAGAAAACGTCTGAGACGATTTGTTTCGTCGAAGAACTAATTCCCGGAAAGGCTCTCCCCATGCCCCTGGCGCTGCTCGCGCTCGCCGTCTCCGCCTTCGGCATCGGCACCACCGAATTCGTGATGATGGGCCTGCTCCCGCAGGTCGCCGACGACCTCGGCACCTCCGTCCCCACCGCCGGGTACCTCGTCTCGGCGTACGCGATCGGAGTGGTCGTCGGCGCCCCGCTCCTCACGGCGCTCGGCTCGCGGATCCCGCGCAAGCGGATGCTCCTGCTGCTCATGGCCCTCTTCACGGTCGGCAACCTCGCCTCCGCGCTCGCCCCCGGCTTCGGCTGGCTCCTCGCCGGTCGGGTCCTCGCCGGGCTCCCGCACGGCGCGTTCTTCGGCCTCGGAGCGGTCGTCGCCGCCCGGCTCGTGCACGAGGACCGGCAGGCGCGGGCGGTCGCCACGATGTTCCTCGGCCTCACCGTCGCCAACATCCTCGGCGTGCCGGCCGCGACCCTGCTCGGCCAGCACCTCGGCTGGCGGGCCACCTTCCTCGTGGTCTCCGCGATCGGCCTGCTCGCCATGGCCGCGCTCGCCCGCCTCGTCCCGCACGTCCCCGTGGACGGGCGGCAGGGCCTCGGCCGCGAGGTGCGCGCCCTCGGCAGGCCGCAGGTGCTGCTCGGTCTGCTCACGGCCGTCTTCGGCTTCGCGGGCGTCTTCGCCGTCTACTCGTACCTCGCCTCGATGACGACCGAGGTGATGGGCTTCGGCGACTCCACCGTCACGATCGTCCTCGCCCTCTTCGGCCTCGGCATGACCGGCGGGGCGCTCGCCGCCGGACCGCTGACCGACCGGGCGCTGCGCCCCACGCTGTACGGCTCGCTCGCGGCCCTCGTCCTCGCCCTGGTCGCCTTCCGCTTCACCGTCCACGTGCCCTGGCTGGCGCTCGTCACGGTCGTCGTGCTCGGCGCGGTCGGCTTCATGACGACCACCCCGCTCCAGATGCTGGTCATGAACAAGGCGAAGGACGCCCCGACGCTCGCCTCCGCCTCCAACCACTCCGCCTTCAACCTCGCCAACGCGGGCGGCGCCTGGGCCGGCGGGGCCGCCGTCGCCGCCGGCTGGGGCTGGACCTCCCCGACCCTCGTCGGCGCGGGCCTCACCGCCGTCGGCCTCCTGATCGCGGCCGTGGCGGGCCTCCTCGACCGCCCCGGCACGGGGAAGGGGGCCTCCCGCGTCGTCGCGGGAAGCCTCCCGGCCGCCGACCGGGCCGTTCAGCCGGAACGAGCCGGCTGAACGCGCGGGATCACAGGACGTCTTCCTCCTCGCTCTCGTCGTCGGGCGACGGAGGAACCGGCTCCGCCAACGGGCGAGTGTCGATCAAGGTGGCGTCGAGTTGCCGGACGAGCGCGCGGATCCGGTCCCGGTCCGCCCCTCGGCCCAGCGGACGCTCCCGCAGGTCATGGGGGAACTGCACCGGGCATCGGGGTCGCCCTTCAGCGGCCGGGCGCGCGTGCCGCCTCGCCGATCTTCGGCGGGAAACGTTCGCCCCGCCGATGGCCTCCGGCGCGCGGGGAGCCCACAGCGCGGGCGCGCGCACGGAGGTCGCTCCACCGTCCGGCCGGTCAGCCGGTCGTCCTCTCCCGCCAGCGGTTCGTGATCGGCAGCCGCCGGTCCTTGCCGAAGCCCTTCGCCGAGATCTTGGTGCCCGGCGGGTACTGGCGCCGCTTGTACTCCGCCCTGTCCACCATCCGCAGCGTCCGCGTCACCAGTTCCTCGTCGAACCCGGCCGCCACGACGGCGTCCCGGCCCTGGTCCTGGT contains these protein-coding regions:
- a CDS encoding TetR/AcrR family transcriptional regulator: MSLQDSGNPEPQKDEPTPPPEAARRGRPRSEAVEQAIFDAVVGLLEEGVPLTELSIERIARTAGVGKATIYRRWPGKEELFVELLRSVEPQDPVLTGTSVRDDLVMLLEMLRRRGLAKRSSALLHNVFSQMQAYPKLWEAYQNTVIEPRRRLGMDTVRRGMELGEIRDDLDVEFVNDLFIGPLLLRTVIRPGATLEPGLAERVVDAVMAGLRPRP
- a CDS encoding endonuclease/exonuclease/phosphatase family protein → MARVDMTETDHGGAGSGRPRSRFRTALDGLRRDPGIWRRGILLALTAVALTLFMVFHSDIPNRIGNLGSLTETFLPWLGVFVPLLLVLALVRRSATALIALLLPAAVWLNLFGGLVADKSAPGGDLTVATHNVNADNTDPEGTARLLAASGVDVLALEELKGDMVPVYEKGLAETYPYHSVQGTVGLWSKLPLRAAQPVDIHMGWTRAMRASIVTPKGEVAVYVAHLPSVRVKLNAGFTANQRDTSANALGEAIADDRHERIVLLGDLNGTMNDRALNAVTSQLRSTQGAAGDGFGFSWPASFPMARIDQIMVKGVEPMSSWALPETMSDHLPVAARVKL
- a CDS encoding MFS transporter, whose product is MPLALLALAVSAFGIGTTEFVMMGLLPQVADDLGTSVPTAGYLVSAYAIGVVVGAPLLTALGSRIPRKRMLLLLMALFTVGNLASALAPGFGWLLAGRVLAGLPHGAFFGLGAVVAARLVHEDRQARAVATMFLGLTVANILGVPAATLLGQHLGWRATFLVVSAIGLLAMAALARLVPHVPVDGRQGLGREVRALGRPQVLLGLLTAVFGFAGVFAVYSYLASMTTEVMGFGDSTVTIVLALFGLGMTGGALAAGPLTDRALRPTLYGSLAALVLALVAFRFTVHVPWLALVTVVVLGAVGFMTTTPLQMLVMNKAKDAPTLASASNHSAFNLANAGGAWAGGAAVAAGWGWTSPTLVGAGLTAVGLLIAAVAGLLDRPGTGKGASRVVAGSLPAADRAVQPERAG